The Henckelia pumila isolate YLH828 chromosome 2, ASM3356847v2, whole genome shotgun sequence genome includes a window with the following:
- the LOC140883251 gene encoding NADH dehydrogenase [ubiquinone] iron-sulfur protein 5-B has translation MASGWGITGNKGRCYDFWMDFSECMSRCREPKDCVLLREDYFECLHHSKEFQRRNRIYKEEQRQLRAAAEKGKEHGDGGHH, from the exons ATGGCTTCTGGTTGGGGAATAACAGGAAACAAGGGGAGATGTTACGACTTCTGGATGGATTTTAGCGAATGTATGTCTCGCTGCCGTGAGCCCAAGGATTGTGTCCTCCTTCGTGAAGACTATTTTGAGTGCCTCCACCACTCAAAAGAG TTTCAACGTAGAAACCGAATCTATAAGGAGGAGCAGCGTCAATTAAGAGCAGCTGCAGAGAAGGGCAAGGAACACGGAGATGGTGGTCATCACTGA
- the LOC140879725 gene encoding uncharacterized protein, which produces MFRQSPRRNPRNKGFKVKHVLQLCLLLGVGIWLLYQVQHSRDKKASYQENTKVSEKVQNGVDTIKLGRKDLLPKTEEEEEDTADEKPKEETSEEKPMHFDDENKLDDRGQDQENTEEGSENRESEETESTNVNDEGKINGEDPESTVRDGEESKEEENGDNPEENNEKEGEEKANVEPDVDEGKVDDGENESVKIDETDRSGEKGEEIKGDKGKEKANAEPDIEEGKVESSENEGPKIDETSTEKEGSKIDETRNEEKVDEEKVVNDGDGTENKNEESMEYESKSGHKKEENGSGEKHDNEEKNSEESNRKNNAEDTKEHEGNNMIDENKDGSTEKLSASDVESHVGADNEGTKEENAKGENLSSDGMVQDSQNLTETQRVSLDGLNGEEKPVNGYLSGREDHWKSTGDQEELKSSGLNDGTMEKNNSFKSEEHLDSQNHDSTAETTNDNDKHDRGNDSSTNDSAQSQQEQDEHTLTHGEKSDAVSPSTTTENLLISERDSKGSDHDNTGDGQNADSQNAPSLKNDTETSAENEGHNSSEQQNLDNGSETDGNATSYNDSNGAEQGQNTSENSSDASNTVNDDSSPGTDMDTDSNQHDEASSIPQDVKDARTDLDTLPELGSESKDAVA; this is translated from the coding sequence ATGTTTCGGCAATCGCCACGTAGGAACCCAAGAAATAAAGGATTCAAAGTGAAGCATGTTCTGCAGCTATGTTTGCTTCTCGGAGTGGGGATTTGGTTGCTCTACCAAGTCCAGCACTCCCGTGACAAGAAGGCATCCTATCAAGAAAATACAAAAGTTTCAGAGAAGGTGCAGAACGGAGTCGACACCATCAAGCTAGGGAGAAAGGATCTTTTGCCTaaaacagaagaagaagaagaagatactGCAGATGAGAAACCTAAAGAGGAGACATCTGAGGAAAAACCGATGCATTTTGATGATGAAAACAAGCTTGACGATCGGGGGCAAGATCAAGAAAATACAGAAGAGGGAAGTGAAAATCGAGAGAGTGAGGAGACTGAAAGTACTAATGTGAACGATGAAGGTAAAATAAATGGTGAAGATCCAGAAAGCACGGTGAGAGATGGTGAAGAAAGCAAAGAAGAGGAAAATGGAGATAATCCTGAAGAAAATAATGAAAAAGAAGGTGAGGAGAAGGCGAATGTGGAGCCGGATGTTGACGAGGGTAAGGTTGATGATGGCGAAAATGAAAGTGTGAAAATTGATGAAACAGATCGAAGTGGAGAGAAAGGCGAAGAAATCAAGGGAGACAAAGGTAAGGAAAAGGCAAATGCGGAGCCAGATATTGAAGAAGGTAAGGTTGAAAGTAGTGAGAATGAAGGTCCGAAAATTGATGAAACAAGTACTGAGAAAGAAGGTTCGAAAATTGATGAAACAAGGAACGAGGAGAAAGTTGATGAAGAGAAGGTTGTTAATGATGGAGATGGTACAGAGAACAAAAACGAAGAATCGATGGAGTACGAGAGCAAAAGTGGTCATAAAAAGGAAGAAAATGGAAGTGGAGAAAAACATGACAATGAAGAGAAAAATTCGGAGGAGAGCAATAGAAAGAATAACGCAGAAGATACAAAAGAGCATGAGGGAAACAACATGATAGATGAGAATAAAGATGGTTCGACTGAAAAGTTGAGCGCATCAGATGTGGAAAGTCATGTTGGAGCTGATAATGAGGGAACAAAAGAAGAAAATGCCAAGGGAGAAAATCTTTCAAGCGATGGCATGGTTCAAGATTCACAAAATTTGACAGAAACACAGAGAGTTAGTTTGGATGGCTTGAACGGGGAGGAGAAGCCGGTGAATGGGTACCTAAGTGGCAGGGAGGATCATTGGAAGAGCACGGGTGATCAGGAAGAGTTGAAATCAAGTGGCCTTAATGATGGGACGATGGAGAAGAATAATTCCTTTAAAAGCGAGGAACACTTGGATTCTCAGAACCACGATTCCACTGCTGAAACTACTAATGATAATGATAAACACGATCGAGGTAATGATAGTTCTACCAATGATTCTGCTCAAAGCCAACAGGAACAAGATGAACATACTCTTACCCATGGTGAGAAGAGCGATGCGGTGTCTCCATCAACAACCACCGAAAATTTGCTAATTTCAGAACGAGATTCAAAGGGATCTGATCATGATAACACGGGAGATGGGCAGAATGCTGATTCCCAGAATGCCCCAAGCCTAAAAAATGATACTGAAACATCTGCCGAAAACGAGGGTCACAATTCGAGTGAGCAACAGAATCTTGATAATGGTTCTGAAACAGATGGGAATGCAACATCGTATAATGACAGTAACGGGGCCGAGCAAGGCCAAAATACATCCGAAAATTCATCTGATGCTTCAAATACTGTCAATGATGATTCATCTCCAGGCACAGACATGGATACTGATTCTAACCAACATGATGAGGCTTCTTCGATTCCTCAGGATGTGAAAGATGCTCGTACGGATCTTGATACTCTTCCAGAGTTGGGATCGGAATCTAAAGATGCCGTTGCTTAG